AGATGTGTCCTGGGtcgtttgaaaaaaaatagcGACAAACAAATCAGAATATCAATGTACCAATTTTAATTTAACAGTATTCTGGGTTACTTAGGTTGATCACATGGAACTGGGAAATGACTGTTAATGGTTAAAGCCAAGTTGTATCCCTTGTTTATCGCAGTAGTACTACAATATGCCAGATTTACAGCAAAAAAGAGTATATAATATtgaataaatccaatacaaaatCAATCATAATTTACACTAATATTTCTATAGTATAAACGCTACTGTCAAATTTTCAATTTCCCTTCAAACATAAATAGGCACTAAATATTCAGCATTATTAGatataaattgtgttttttttttactcattaacaatgtaaatttataactactaaataaagaaatcttgtaaatttacatgtgcaacttagttacatgtacatcatcattgAAAGTAAGCATATAGAATCCATTTATctttatttacacaaaaaaactGTCAATAGTGAAAAGCAATCATTTTATCTGTAAATTATTAAAGAAGGTTTAGTGTacagtttgtaaaaaaaacaaaaaaaaacagtcgaCACTAGCTTCATCAATcgcttgtcaccaaggccccacaagctgTTAAGAAGAGGGGAGAGGAGGTATACACATTTCTGCACAACGTGTCTCCTACCGATTACCAAAATTATATGCTAGTAAAGTAACCACATCTTGTCAGCAAAATGCAACATCCAAGTGGTACAGACCACTGACTGCCTACATATACAGAGCTTAGGCTCACTATCCTTTGACCTAATGCTGACAATTTCACCTTGAACCTGCCCACATATTCAATATGTACTCTGATTCCTTAAGTCATACGTAGTGTAGACACGTCAAAGCCTGAATGGGTAAACCATATTTACAGGTATTCCAGCcatttaaaatttgtaatcGTGAGGCTCGAACTATGTTTTTGGAAGTCAGAATGAGCCAGTGTGGCGCCATGTGGACGTCAGAATAAACCAGTATGAGGCCAGGCACAGTTCAGAATGAGCCAGTGTGGGGCCAGGTATGATCAGAATGAACCAGAGGGGGGCCAGGTGAAGGTAAGACTGAGCCAGAGTGAGGCCAGGTGGAGGTCAAAATGAGCCAGAGTGGGACCAGGTGGAGGTCAGAATGAgccgggagggggggggggggtgtcaggTGGAGGTCAGAATGAGccagagggggggggggggtgtcaggTGGAGGTCATACTAAGCCATAGGGGGGCCAGGTGGCGGTCAGAATGAGCCAGAGTGGGGCCAGGTGAAGGTAATACTGAGCCAGAGTGAGGCCAGGTGGTGGTAAGACGGCCAGAGTGAGGCCAGGTGGAGGTCAGAATGAGCCAGAGTGGGGCCAGGTGGAGGTCAGACTGAGCCAGAGTGAGGCCAGGTAGAGGTCACACTGAGCCAGAGTGAGGGCAGGTGGAGGTCAGATTAAGCCAGAGTGGGGCCAGGTCGAGGTCAGACTCGGTCACCGTGGGGCAAGGTGGAGGTCAGACTGAGCCAGATTAGGGTCAGGCGGAGGTCAGACTGAGCACCATTACATCAGCTATTACTTACATAGATGTATAATAAATGCACAGCATGGGTAACATACACTCCCAGCTTTCTTCAATTTTTCTACAAAGCATGTGTCAAAGACAGCATAATTCATAATTGTATTTAATTTCGTAATTTATGAGTCTAATTAATACAATGATGGAAGGTCGTAACCATACTGATCTGGTATTTGAGACAGTTTTGACTTTGGTGAACTAGCTGAACAGAACGATCTGATCATACTGCTGATTTTACTGTCAACTATTGCAGATCAGTTAACTGTTCTTGCTTATCTTTGGTTCCTGGATCCCATCCAGTGCCCTTGTGATCCCAGCCTTGAGGTCAGCCGGTCTGAATATCCCGACCTCTGTTATGATCCCGCCTGTAATGAGGTCGTGCGGGGTCACATCAAAGACAGGGTTCCAGCAGTCAATCTCTGAAGCAGCAATAGGGATGCCCTTATGCTCCTTCATCTCGTGATGCGGCCGTTCCTCTATTTTCACCTGGTCTCCAGAGTCCAGATTGCGATCAATGGATGCGCTAGGAGCCGCCACAAAAAAAGGAACATCATGATACTTGGCCACAACTGCCAACTGGTAAGTTCCGATTTTGTTTGCAGTGTCTCCGTTGGAGACAACCCGATCAGCGCCTACGACAACTGCTGATATGTTACGCTGCTGCATTAGGAGTGCCACAGCGCTGTCGCAGATGAGCGTGCCCGCCATCTTCTCATGCACGATTTCGTACGCCGTCAGACGGGCGCCCTGGTTGTACGGGCGGGTCTCTGTACAGTAAACGTGTTCCAGCATTCCTTTTTCATGGAGGGACCTCGCCACCCCCAGGGCAGTCCCGTAGCCTGCCGTTGCCAAGGAACCCGTGTTACAGTGCGTAAGAATACGCACAGgtgtgttgccatggtgattCAAAATGGCTTCTGCACCATAGTTCCCAATGGCCTTGTTATCATTGATGTCTTTCGCCAGCATATCCTCTATGGTTTTTATCAAGTTCTCTTTCATATCCTCAACTGTAAGATTCGAAGTTTCACACAGAATAGAAGCTTTTTTCTTCAGTCTCTCTGCTGCCTCAGTCATATTTACTGCTGTCGGTCTGGCTGTCACCAGATAGTCCATCTTTTTGCTCACAAATGCAGAAAGCTTCTccttggatttgaactctgtaATATTGAGTTCTACTGCTAAGCTCAAACTGCCCACAATGGCAATGGCTGGCGCTCCACGTACctgcatttttttaataacattCCAACCTTGGTCTACATTCTGTACTTCGATGTAGTCAGTGTCATGGGGCAGCAAAAGCTGGTCCAGTATGTCCAGCTTTCCCCGCCTCATATCGGATTGCCTCCAACTCCATGATGCTTCTGcagaataaaggaaaaaaaacatttaatcatttatttattttttatttttcctttttttttatttattaggtttaatgttgtactcaaTAATATCTGATTGTCATGgagtatgtacatatgtaagtatgtacgtacgtaagtgtatatatgtatttgtgtatgtatgtgtgtatgtatgtgtgtgtgtatgtatgtatatatgtatgtgtgtatgtgtatgtatgtatgtgtgtgtgtgtttgtgtatgtacgtgtgtatgtatatatgtatttgtgtacgtatgtgtgtatgtatatatgtatgtgtgtatgtatatatgtatgtgtgtatgtatatatgtatgtgtgtgtgtatgtatgtatgtatgtatgtgtgtgtatgtatgtgtgtgtgtatgtgtgtatatatgtatgtatgtgtgtgtatgtatgtatatatgtgtatatgtatgtgtgtatgtatgtatgtgtgtatgtatgtgtgtgtgtatgtatgtatgtatgtgtgtatgtatgtatatgtgtgtatgtatgtatgtatgtatgtatgtatatatgtgtatgtatgtgtgtgtatgtatgtatgtatatgtatgtaagtgtgtatgtatgtatatatgtatgtatgtacgtatgtatgtatgtgtgtgtgtgtgtgtgtatgtatgtatgtatgtatgtgtgtatgtatgtatgtatatatgtatgtgtatgtgtgtgtgtgtgtatgtatgtatgtatgtatgtatgtatgtgtgtgtatgtatgtgtgtatggatgtatatatgtatgtgtgtgtatctgtgtgtatgtatgtatatatgtgtgcatgtatgtatgtttttttttgttttttttttgaatggtgttttacgctgtactcaagaatatttcacttatacgacggcggccagcattatggtgggtggaaaccgggcagaacccgggggaaacccacgaccatccgcaggtagctgatagaccttcccacatacggccggagagaaagccagatgtatgtatgtatgtatgtatgtatgtatgtatgtatgtatgtatgtatgtatatatgtaaatgtatgtatacatgtatatatgtgtgtatgtatgtgtgaaaaggATAATCATTTTTGAGTTATGTGACAAGAAGAAGTTATAAGGTGTAGTCATGGGATATTATTCGGCTGAAAGAAACCGCTTTTCCCGGGTCAATCAAACCATTGGCCTTTGACTGACACACAAAAATCCCCAGAAATTACTAGTACAATTTaaaggcaaaaatacaaaagaaaaaaagaaacaaaaacaccaatttTTCTGGGTGACCCAACactaaaaaaatccataaatggcattaatataaaactgaacattcatctttttattttgtctactATTGAAgttttttatcttgttttaaaTGGCATTCCAATACGTAAATAGAAGTCTTGAATGTTTTAAAGGTCttggctgacagtggacatTTTCTTGGGTTAATCCTTTTCACTTTGAATCTGTGCACTTGAATCTGCCATTCCTAAAATCCAACTTAAGACTGGACaaagcctggacttgcctattgatctctcacaccagccaattagAAATGATTCTGTGTCTAGCTCAAAAATAATTCCTCAgacagtccacattttccacaattgGATCATTTTCAAGTTTTGTCTTTGGTTTCACAACAACATTTTAAATCAACAACCCAGATTGGTGAAGCCTATGAGCTGAGCTGAGCTGTGCTAAGCTATTCCTAATTGGCTATGAGGATAAAGATCTTTGGACCTGTCAGACAGTAAACAACAACTGATAGATGAATTGTTGCAGCCAATTATGGCTACACACagcatacctacatgtaaaccaagACCTCCAACAGACCAACCATACAGGCactatatatttacatacatacagaaataTGGAAAGCACCCTCAAATTATACACTGTAACGGCTGCAGCACGTGAATGCTTGGCTTAGGTACAGGTTGGTAACTATCTGCAATTGCAGTCTTTAATTGCATGGGTAAACTGCACTTTGTTTCAGCCTGTGTCAGgccattttattttatccaGTCATTGTAATTATGACAGGATCATTCCAAGCAAAGTAACTTCTTCAGCAgtcttacatgtaaaatatttaacagcCTCCATGTTCCAAACCACACTATGTTTATGAAATGCTGTGTATATATGACTTTCGCCATTTTCGCCAATGTTTGCCTTATTTTCTTCTGTTATGAAAGCTGTCCACAGAAATTGACATCGGCCCAGAGTCTGACACTATAATGGTATGATGTGACCCCGGTACGCTTCTCTGACGGGTACATTTCTTAACATATACAATTGACTACAGACACAAGGTACGAATCAATCGGCTGCACAGGTTATACAAAAAGTATGTCATTTTCAATCATGGGCAGTAGTTTTTCTAAGGCAGCTGCACTGGACTTTGGCATACAGTGGGGGTGTTGGGTTGTGGCCGCTGCCCTCAAGACAGAGAAGTTCTATGACTTGGCAGGTTAGTTGACTACTCTCTGATCAGCTGTAAAGCTGCATTTACCTGCAACGGGGGAAAGCGTTACGAAATCGCGTGtccatgatgttgttgttgttttacaccggaCTCGGCACGCATAAATGTTGATCTGTGTCTCAGTGGCAGTAGACAACGAGAGTGCATATTGTAGGTGAGTGAATGGACTCATAAAAACGAATATGCGTGTGGATACTATGAAGTGGCAAGATGAAATTCACAAATCAGTCTTTCTTGGCGCATCCTGGTGCACTCACCCGCTTAATCCAGGGTACACGTGGTattgattatctccccttaactaGGTCAGCAAGGAGAACGTACTGAGGtttataaacaaattatttattgggCATGCCCCATGATAAAATCGAGCGCTTGGCGTTTAGGCGTGCCTATGTTTTCTtgttctgaacatttttctcgCCAAAATTTCTATAGACAGTGGGGGTGTCAGCAATTGTACGCTTCACACCTCCCACTTGGCCACAAAAAATGAGGTACACCCATTATCCACCCACCCCCTCCCACCTGAGTCATTTCTGTCACTATCCACTCAgactttttatcatttttattcatttttatcgtttttatcattttttagtTATAGCAAGTATATAATTTGTACTGTGGTGAGCCAAAGTGAAAGTAGGTGCATTGTAAGTAGGCATACGTGCACAGATCATAGATGCAGTCTGCACTACAGTTAACAAGGGGGTGATAACAacttaacatgtatatgtgccaaAGGAACACTTTCCTTATTCTTGTTGCACCCGctgtggcccagtggttagcatgctagtatAGTACTGTGCAGTGACGCAGGAGTCCAGCTCGAGCTGTCTTCCTCTGTCCTCCAGCAGGCTGTAGATGGTCTGggtttcccagtttcctcccaccataatgctggctgctgtcataaagtgaaatatattcttgatgtctacaaataaaagaatttgagtctGCTTAATTGTTTGATATATATAGAGGTTAACCATCGGAattttccttcagtgataaaagtggtATTTCACACAGTTTTATAGAAGTCACTTTTGTctttacatttttgatattttacaacTAGACACCATGACatggaaaaataatatttgttttatgatgttccaatctgagctcagaggtatgacatcataat
This DNA window, taken from Liolophura sinensis isolate JHLJ2023 chromosome 11, CUHK_Ljap_v2, whole genome shotgun sequence, encodes the following:
- the LOC135478004 gene encoding LOW QUALITY PROTEIN: methylthioribose-1-phosphate isomerase-like (The sequence of the model RefSeq protein was modified relative to this genomic sequence to represent the inferred CDS: deleted 1 base in 1 codon), which produces MELEAIRYERGKLDILDQLLLPHDTDYIEVQNVDQGWNVIKKMQVRGAPAIAIVGSLSLAVELNITEFKSKEKLSAFVSKKMDYLVTARPTAVNMTEAAERLKKKASILCETSNLTVEDMKENLIKTIEDMLAKDINDNKAIGNYGAEAILNHHGNTPVRILTHCNTGSLATAGYGTALGVARSLHEKGMLEHVYCTETRPYNQGARLTAYEIVHEKMAGTLICDSAVALLMQQRNISAVVVGADRVVSNGDTANKIGTYQLAVVAKYHDVPFFVAAPSASIDRNLDSGDQVKIEERPHHEMKEHKGIPIAASEIDCWNPVFDVTPHDLITGGIITEVGIFRPADLKAGITRALDGIQEPKISKNS